A window of the Gordonia humi genome harbors these coding sequences:
- a CDS encoding amino acid adenylation domain-containing protein, whose protein sequence is MTTTSRTSDDAVLLPLTAAQRGMWFAENMSPEYSVTVAHYLDIRDAGRPLDVEAMVALHDESAHELESAFTRIVFVDGTPMQTVDHSLDFTLELVDLREAGDPEAAATAWMNEDYRSPVELVTDRPLARAALLRIADDRVFWYMRAHHLLLDGFSALNSVLRLVDRYNAAAAGEAFAVKPHADLAELVADDQAYASGTRRERDREYWSERAADLPERVTLARASSTAALSPVNLVAGRVLDAAFQQRLIDLAAHHSTSVSVLLTAGFSAYLSRMTGTDEVVLSVPVTGRATAKIKRASGMVSNMLPVRVSGASALTTADLLAQIQLELTGVLRHQRYRFEDIRQDAGMRDAATASFGPIVNMMFFDKPIEIVGADVEYHILSSGILEDLRINLYQASPTSPIRVDLHGNPNLYAEGELAVHLDRLLELFAAMIDEPGRRLADLPLLTAADQAAVHGARHGRHVDYSALGTHLLDGFERQVRTRPDAVAVSFERHRLTYAEFDDARRRLAARLIGDGVEPGDAVIVALDRGIDQLVAIYAVVTAGGAYVPVDPTHPLQRRELVSTTARARLTVDEQYLAAPVGEDRADTVRVPASSAAYVIFTSGSTGTPKGVQVPHHAVVNRLAWTDDHYPLSTDDVVLYKTPFTFDVSVWELFWPLAVGARTVIARPDGHRDPAYLSRVTADESVTVLHFVPSMLDVFLDDRAARPSAERVFAESVRRVFTSGEALTGKTADRVLNSGDLDLINLYGPTEAAVDVTEHRVRAGESTPPIGSPVPNTSVLVLDARLTPVPPGAPGELYLAGSQLAHGYLGRTALTSERFVAAVGSETAGARMYRTGDLVRWNNEGGLDYLGRTDFQVKIRGQRVELGEVESVLTDHRAVDGAVAVVRDDVAATPTLVAYAKASSDSDEPELLAWCRRRLPSHMVPTAIVVLDDFPLNSSGKIDRRALPVPQLRTAGYVAPQTETEVELAGIIAELLGVDEVGRRDNLFALGGDSLIAARLVTRARDGLGVDLRLTDVFEAADLAELAAGAVHADHDADSPLVHIEPRPETIPLATAQSRLWLVNQIDPAASTYNMPGAARLRDDVDTRVLEAAVGDVVARHEILRTRFVPGADGTPHQVIAAAEEAAADLDFAPIDTDDVHAAVRQITERGFDLTVDAPLRVRLVRDRAGLVLVVVVHHIAADGQSLVPLIADLGQAYAARAAGEEPDLHRGGLQYADYALWQDEHLTGAATVDDDLMFWRTELAGLPELLPLPTDRPRPTVASGRGAYVDFAADPILTGRIRDLAKAAGVTTFSVIHAAVALVLARCSGTGDVAVGVAVDGRRDDRLARLIGMFVDTVVLRTSVAEGSSLRDYLTDAHRTRARAMAHATVPFERVVDELAPARSTAHTPLFQVGLTMLADTTSALGDSPIVAGLLDARVPSAKYDVSVSVTEGAEHLDLEISYATDLFDEPTVSWFGRAVLRVLDRFTAVDLDATVGGLDIIGRRSMAALTAPPSPASAPIVLGDLWHRHGAANPGPVSDPTLSLTRADFDAAANRLARELLARDIGAGDVVAVGTGRGVAAAIAVVAISTTGAAFVSVDPALPDERRIEVLGDSGAVLGVGTDRLPGVDWIDPDGTAVAARSSEPVVVDDLRRAVHADDVAYLIYTSGSTGKPKAAVVSHRGLANMTANQRSILSVDETSTVLQVAAPSFDASVFEITMALCNGAGLHVSPADVFAGQELTRVIVDGGVTHVVMTPSVLAGLDPAALPSLRTVVSVGEACPPELAQRWADAGRAFFNLYGPTEATIWATAAGPLTADDEVTIGDAVPGVGALVLGGGLRPVPAGVPGELYLTGDQLAQGYLGRAELTASRFVAAPFGRPGARMYRTGDRVTRLPGGGLRYLGRTDFQLKVRGMRVEPGEVDGALMTHPAIGAALTVGTAGPTGDTVLVSYVTGRDGAAVDPVDVRTHAADLLPGHLVPHTVVPVEEFVTTDVGKIDRASLPPVDFAAGREFVAPRDAVERLVAEVFATELGVDRVSVTDSFFEIGGTSLSAVGVTGRLGTLRGRRVGMRDMFEHPTAAALAAFLADAAAADSEPLRPRGHDEPVPVSGTQRSMWLLNRNDPESAAYNIALALRLRGVVDVAAMTAALGDVVERHEALRTVYPMIGGEPMQLVRPVAQARAEVDFAVREVTGSLEQAVAEVTGRGFDVSERLPIRGALLRTAPDSHVLVLSIHHISADGSSMAPLAIDMMSAYAGRIDGAAPAWRPMPVQYADYADWQARRLAAVGGDGRTLRQRQLDYWESRLSDAPAALDLPTDRTRPESPSFVGDAVDFTVDRAVTTALTEVGRIRGASLFMVAHAAYAVLLSRLSGQHDVVVGTPYAGRDAAALEPVVGMFVNTLALRSGISPGQRFADVLAAVRDDDLGAMSNADVAFDEIVDRLGVGASRGRNAVFQAMFVFQNLAFPRVELAGLTVSAEDEQLTAAKVDVQLTLFPNDPKDPDATGGMRGQLIYAADLFDRSTAEAMVERYLRILTAVVDDPDIVVGDIALHDETAQVADVDAGPQNLSEVVAEAAARLPDAVAIDRHGTTVTFAAIMSTIETLEAVMPGTDRDSLLTMTVMSSVPGLAEAGPDELDVVLQGVRANATPDAANAH, encoded by the coding sequence ATGACAACCACGAGCAGGACCTCCGACGACGCCGTGCTGCTGCCGCTCACCGCGGCTCAACGCGGCATGTGGTTCGCCGAGAACATGTCCCCGGAGTACTCGGTGACCGTCGCCCACTACCTCGACATCCGGGATGCGGGTCGTCCACTCGACGTCGAGGCGATGGTGGCGCTGCACGACGAGAGCGCCCACGAGCTGGAGAGCGCCTTCACCCGCATCGTGTTCGTCGACGGCACGCCGATGCAGACCGTCGACCACTCGCTCGACTTCACCCTCGAACTCGTCGACCTGCGCGAGGCGGGCGATCCGGAGGCTGCGGCGACCGCCTGGATGAACGAGGACTACCGCAGTCCGGTGGAGCTGGTCACCGACCGACCGCTCGCCCGCGCGGCCCTGCTGCGCATCGCCGACGATCGCGTGTTCTGGTACATGCGCGCCCACCACCTCCTCCTCGACGGCTTCTCCGCGCTGAACAGCGTCCTGAGGCTCGTCGACCGGTACAACGCGGCCGCGGCGGGAGAGGCGTTCGCGGTGAAGCCGCACGCCGATCTCGCAGAACTCGTCGCCGACGATCAGGCGTATGCGAGCGGAACGCGTCGCGAACGCGACCGTGAGTACTGGTCCGAGCGGGCCGCCGATCTGCCCGAACGCGTCACCTTGGCGCGGGCGTCGTCGACCGCAGCGCTCTCGCCGGTCAACCTCGTCGCAGGTCGGGTGCTCGACGCCGCCTTCCAACAGCGGCTCATCGACCTGGCAGCCCACCACTCGACGTCCGTCTCGGTCCTGCTGACCGCCGGGTTCTCGGCGTATCTGTCGCGAATGACCGGCACCGACGAGGTGGTGTTGAGCGTGCCGGTGACCGGCCGCGCCACCGCCAAGATCAAACGGGCCAGCGGGATGGTGTCGAACATGCTTCCGGTGCGGGTCAGCGGCGCATCGGCGCTGACCACCGCCGACCTGTTGGCGCAGATCCAGTTGGAGTTGACCGGTGTGCTCCGGCACCAGCGGTACCGGTTCGAGGACATCCGGCAGGACGCGGGTATGCGCGATGCCGCGACCGCGTCGTTCGGTCCGATCGTCAACATGATGTTCTTCGACAAGCCGATCGAGATCGTCGGTGCCGACGTCGAATATCACATCCTGTCCTCGGGCATCCTCGAAGACCTGCGCATCAATCTCTATCAGGCCAGTCCGACGTCGCCGATCCGCGTGGATCTGCACGGCAATCCGAACCTGTACGCCGAGGGCGAACTCGCGGTGCACCTGGACCGCCTGCTCGAACTGTTCGCCGCGATGATCGACGAGCCGGGCCGTCGCCTGGCCGATCTGCCCCTGCTCACCGCGGCCGACCAGGCCGCCGTGCACGGCGCACGGCACGGTCGCCACGTCGACTACTCCGCGCTCGGTACGCATCTGCTCGACGGTTTCGAGAGGCAGGTCCGGACCCGACCAGACGCCGTCGCGGTGTCGTTCGAGCGGCACCGACTGACGTACGCGGAGTTCGACGACGCGCGTCGTCGCCTCGCCGCCCGGTTGATCGGCGACGGGGTGGAGCCTGGAGACGCCGTGATCGTCGCCCTCGACCGCGGCATCGACCAACTCGTCGCGATCTATGCGGTCGTGACCGCGGGCGGCGCCTACGTTCCCGTCGATCCGACGCATCCGTTGCAGCGTCGCGAACTCGTGTCGACGACTGCGCGCGCCCGACTGACGGTCGACGAGCAGTATCTCGCCGCACCGGTGGGCGAGGACCGCGCCGACACGGTTCGCGTGCCCGCGAGCTCCGCGGCGTACGTCATCTTCACCTCCGGCTCCACCGGAACCCCGAAGGGCGTGCAGGTGCCGCACCACGCGGTGGTCAACCGACTGGCGTGGACCGACGACCACTACCCGCTCTCGACGGACGACGTCGTCCTCTACAAGACGCCGTTCACCTTCGACGTCTCGGTGTGGGAGTTGTTCTGGCCGCTCGCGGTCGGTGCGCGGACCGTGATCGCGCGTCCCGACGGGCACCGCGACCCCGCCTACCTGAGTCGGGTCACAGCCGACGAGTCGGTCACCGTACTGCACTTCGTGCCGTCGATGCTCGATGTGTTCCTCGACGACCGGGCCGCCCGTCCGAGCGCCGAACGCGTATTCGCCGAATCGGTGCGCCGCGTGTTCACCTCGGGTGAGGCGCTGACCGGCAAGACCGCCGACCGTGTCCTGAACTCGGGCGATCTCGACCTGATCAACCTGTACGGTCCGACCGAGGCCGCCGTCGACGTCACCGAACACCGCGTCCGCGCGGGCGAGTCGACGCCGCCGATCGGGTCACCGGTCCCGAACACGAGCGTGCTCGTCCTCGACGCGCGGCTCACCCCGGTGCCCCCGGGCGCACCCGGGGAGCTGTATCTCGCCGGATCGCAGCTGGCCCACGGCTACCTCGGACGGACCGCGCTGACCAGCGAACGGTTCGTCGCCGCCGTCGGTTCCGAGACCGCGGGCGCCCGCATGTACCGGACCGGCGACCTGGTCCGCTGGAATAACGAGGGCGGCCTCGACTACCTCGGTCGTACCGACTTCCAGGTGAAGATCCGCGGGCAACGCGTGGAACTCGGCGAAGTGGAGTCGGTGCTCACCGATCACCGCGCCGTCGACGGAGCGGTGGCCGTCGTGCGCGACGACGTCGCCGCGACGCCCACATTGGTCGCCTACGCCAAGGCGTCGTCGGACTCCGACGAACCCGAACTGCTGGCGTGGTGCCGGAGGCGCCTGCCGTCGCACATGGTGCCCACGGCGATCGTGGTGCTCGACGACTTTCCGCTGAACTCGTCCGGCAAGATCGATCGCCGCGCCCTGCCGGTGCCGCAGCTGCGGACGGCGGGTTACGTGGCACCGCAGACCGAGACCGAGGTGGAGCTCGCCGGCATCATCGCCGAACTACTCGGGGTCGACGAAGTGGGCCGCCGCGACAACCTGTTCGCCCTCGGCGGCGACTCGCTGATCGCGGCACGACTGGTGACCCGGGCTCGCGACGGCCTCGGCGTGGACCTGCGACTGACCGACGTGTTCGAGGCCGCCGACCTCGCTGAGCTGGCGGCGGGCGCCGTCCACGCCGACCACGACGCCGACTCGCCGCTGGTCCACATCGAACCGCGACCGGAGACGATCCCGCTCGCGACCGCACAGTCACGGCTGTGGCTGGTCAACCAGATCGACCCCGCCGCGTCCACCTACAACATGCCGGGTGCGGCGCGCCTGCGCGACGATGTCGACACACGGGTCCTCGAGGCCGCGGTCGGTGACGTCGTCGCCCGCCACGAGATCCTCCGTACCCGGTTCGTCCCCGGGGCCGACGGGACGCCCCACCAGGTGATCGCCGCGGCCGAGGAAGCGGCCGCCGACCTCGACTTCGCCCCGATCGACACCGACGACGTCCACGCTGCGGTCCGCCAGATCACCGAGCGGGGCTTCGACCTCACCGTCGACGCACCGCTGCGCGTCCGACTGGTCCGCGACCGCGCCGGGCTCGTCCTGGTCGTCGTGGTGCACCACATCGCCGCAGACGGACAGTCGTTGGTACCGCTGATCGCCGACCTCGGCCAGGCATATGCGGCCCGTGCCGCGGGCGAGGAGCCCGACCTGCACCGCGGCGGTCTGCAATACGCCGACTACGCCCTGTGGCAGGACGAACACCTCACGGGCGCGGCGACAGTCGACGACGACCTGATGTTCTGGCGCACCGAACTCGCCGGTCTGCCCGAACTGCTGCCGCTGCCCACCGACCGCCCACGACCGACTGTCGCGTCCGGTCGAGGCGCCTACGTAGACTTCGCCGCCGATCCGATCTTGACCGGTCGGATCCGTGATCTCGCCAAGGCCGCGGGGGTCACCACCTTCTCGGTGATCCACGCCGCGGTCGCGCTGGTCCTGGCCCGGTGCAGCGGTACCGGCGACGTAGCGGTCGGCGTGGCCGTCGACGGACGCCGTGACGACCGACTGGCCCGATTGATCGGCATGTTCGTCGACACGGTGGTCCTGCGTACCAGTGTCGCCGAGGGTTCGAGTCTGCGTGACTACTTGACCGATGCGCATCGCACCCGCGCTCGCGCCATGGCGCACGCGACGGTGCCGTTCGAGCGCGTCGTCGACGAGTTGGCGCCCGCCCGCTCGACGGCGCACACCCCGCTCTTCCAGGTCGGCCTGACCATGCTCGCCGACACCACGAGTGCACTGGGCGATTCGCCGATCGTCGCCGGGCTGCTCGACGCCCGTGTGCCCTCGGCCAAGTACGACGTGTCGGTGTCGGTCACCGAGGGCGCCGAACACCTTGACCTGGAGATCTCTTACGCCACCGACTTGTTCGACGAGCCGACCGTCTCGTGGTTCGGCCGTGCCGTGCTGCGCGTGCTGGACCGTTTCACCGCCGTCGATCTCGACGCGACCGTCGGCGGCCTCGACATCATCGGCCGCCGCTCGATGGCCGCGCTGACCGCACCGCCGTCGCCTGCCTCGGCCCCGATCGTCCTCGGGGACCTCTGGCACCGGCACGGCGCCGCGAACCCCGGCCCGGTGAGCGATCCGACACTCTCTCTGACCCGCGCCGACTTCGACGCCGCGGCGAACCGGCTGGCCCGCGAGCTGTTGGCCCGCGACATCGGCGCAGGCGACGTGGTCGCCGTCGGGACCGGCCGCGGCGTGGCCGCGGCGATCGCCGTCGTCGCGATCAGTACGACCGGCGCCGCGTTCGTCTCCGTCGACCCGGCACTGCCGGACGAGCGGCGCATCGAGGTTCTCGGCGACAGCGGAGCCGTGCTGGGCGTCGGCACGGACCGGCTGCCCGGCGTCGACTGGATCGACCCCGACGGCACGGCGGTCGCCGCGCGATCGAGCGAGCCGGTCGTCGTCGACGATCTGCGCCGCGCGGTCCACGCGGACGACGTCGCATACCTGATCTACACCTCCGGATCGACCGGCAAACCCAAGGCCGCGGTCGTCAGCCACCGCGGACTGGCGAACATGACCGCCAACCAGCGGTCGATCCTGTCGGTCGACGAGACGAGCACCGTCCTGCAGGTGGCCGCGCCCAGCTTCGACGCCTCCGTCTTCGAGATCACCATGGCACTGTGCAACGGCGCAGGACTCCACGTGTCCCCGGCCGACGTGTTCGCCGGACAGGAACTGACGCGGGTGATCGTCGACGGCGGCGTCACCCACGTGGTGATGACCCCGTCGGTGCTCGCCGGACTCGACCCAGCCGCCCTGCCGAGCCTGCGCACCGTCGTGAGCGTCGGCGAGGCCTGTCCACCGGAACTGGCGCAACGGTGGGCGGATGCGGGTCGTGCCTTCTTCAACCTGTACGGCCCCACCGAGGCGACGATCTGGGCGACGGCTGCCGGTCCGCTCACCGCCGACGACGAGGTCACCATCGGCGACGCCGTACCCGGTGTCGGGGCACTCGTCCTCGGCGGCGGGCTCCGACCCGTCCCGGCCGGAGTGCCGGGGGAGCTGTATCTGACCGGCGACCAGCTGGCACAGGGATATCTCGGTCGCGCCGAACTGACTGCGTCCCGCTTCGTCGCGGCGCCCTTCGGCCGACCCGGCGCACGCATGTACCGCACCGGCGACCGCGTGACGCGTCTGCCGGGAGGCGGTCTGCGCTACTTGGGACGAACCGACTTCCAGCTGAAGGTGCGCGGTATGCGCGTCGAGCCCGGCGAGGTCGACGGTGCGCTCATGACCCATCCGGCGATCGGCGCGGCACTGACGGTCGGGACGGCCGGACCGACCGGCGACACCGTGCTCGTCTCCTACGTCACCGGACGGGACGGCGCCGCAGTCGATCCGGTGGACGTGCGAACCCATGCCGCCGACCTGCTCCCGGGCCATCTCGTTCCGCACACTGTGGTGCCGGTCGAGGAATTCGTGACCACCGACGTCGGCAAGATCGACCGAGCGTCGCTTCCGCCGGTCGACTTCGCCGCCGGCCGCGAGTTCGTCGCTCCGCGCGACGCCGTCGAACGCCTGGTCGCCGAGGTGTTCGCCACCGAACTCGGCGTCGACAGAGTGAGCGTGACCGACAGCTTCTTCGAGATCGGCGGCACCTCGTTGTCGGCCGTCGGCGTCACCGGGCGGCTGGGCACGCTGCGCGGTCGCCGGGTCGGGATGCGCGACATGTTCGAGCACCCGACCGCGGCCGCACTGGCGGCCTTCCTGGCCGACGCTGCTGCGGCCGACAGCGAGCCGCTGCGTCCGCGCGGCCACGACGAGCCGGTCCCGGTGTCCGGGACGCAGCGTTCCATGTGGCTGCTGAACCGCAACGACCCGGAATCTGCCGCGTACAACATCGCGCTCGCCCTCCGACTGCGCGGAGTCGTCGACGTCGCGGCGATGACTGCCGCACTCGGCGACGTCGTGGAGCGACACGAGGCGTTGCGCACCGTGTACCCGATGATCGGCGGCGAACCGATGCAGCTGGTGCGACCGGTCGCGCAGGCCCGCGCCGAGGTCGACTTCGCGGTGCGCGAGGTGACCGGATCGCTCGAGCAGGCGGTCGCCGAGGTCACCGGCCGCGGCTTCGACGTCTCCGAGCGGCTGCCGATCCGCGGAGCGCTGCTGCGCACCGCGCCCGACAGCCATGTTCTGGTGCTGTCGATCCACCACATCAGCGCCGACGGTTCATCGATGGCGCCGCTGGCGATCGACATGATGAGCGCGTACGCCGGGCGCATCGACGGCGCCGCACCGGCCTGGCGACCGATGCCTGTGCAGTACGCCGACTACGCGGACTGGCAGGCGCGGCGCCTGGCCGCCGTCGGCGGAGACGGTCGCACCCTGCGGCAGCGACAGCTCGACTACTGGGAGTCGCGGCTGTCCGACGCGCCGGCCGCACTCGACCTGCCGACCGATCGGACCCGGCCCGAGTCGCCGTCGTTCGTCGGCGACGCCGTCGACTTCACCGTGGACCGCGCCGTCACGACCGCGCTCACCGAGGTCGGACGCATCCGCGGAGCCTCGCTGTTCATGGTCGCGCACGCGGCGTACGCGGTGCTGCTGTCTCGATTGTCGGGACAGCACGACGTGGTGGTCGGCACGCCGTACGCCGGACGCGACGCGGCCGCGCTCGAACCCGTGGTCGGCATGTTCGTCAACACTCTCGCGCTGCGCAGCGGGATCAGCCCGGGTCAGCGGTTCGCCGACGTTCTCGCCGCGGTCCGCGACGACGACCTCGGTGCCATGAGCAACGCCGATGTGGCCTTCGATGAGATCGTCGACCGGCTCGGCGTCGGGGCCTCGCGTGGCCGCAACGCGGTCTTCCAGGCGATGTTCGTGTTCCAGAACCTGGCGTTCCCGCGCGTGGAACTCGCCGGGCTGACGGTGTCGGCCGAGGACGAACAGTTGACCGCGGCCAAGGTCGACGTCCAGCTCACCCTGTTCCCGAACGACCCGAAGGACCCCGATGCGACCGGGGGCATGCGTGGCCAGCTGATCTACGCCGCGGACCTGTTCGATCGAAGCACGGCCGAGGCCATGGTCGAGCGGTACCTGCGGATCCTGACCGCCGTCGTCGACGACCCCGACATCGTCGTCGGGGACATCGCACTGCACGACGAGACGGCGCAGGTCGCCGATGTCGACGCCGGCCCGCAGAACCTGTCCGAAGTAGTCGCCGAGGCCGCGGCACGACTGCCGGACGCCGTCGCGATCGATCGGCACGGAACGACGGTGACGTTCGCCGCGATCATGTCGACGATCGAGACTCTCGAAGCCGTGATGCCCGGCACCGACCGCGACTCCCTGCTGACCATGACCGTGATGAGTTCGGTTCCCGGGCTGGCCGAGGCCGGTCCCGACGAACTCGACGTCGTCCTGCAGGGTGTGCGGGCGAACGCGACACCGGATGCGGCGAACGCCCACTGA